A region of Homo sapiens chromosome 17, GRCh38.p14 Primary Assembly DNA encodes the following proteins:
- the CHRNE gene encoding acetylcholine receptor subunit epsilon isoform X1: MQRGRGVGKNEELRLYHHLFNNYDPGSRPVREPEDTVTISLKVTLTNLISLNEKEETLTTSVWIGIDWQDYRLNYSKDDFGGIETLRVPSELVWLPEIVLENNIDGQFGVAYDANVLVYEGGSVTWLPPAIYRSVCAVEVTYFPFDWQNCSLIFRSQTYNAEEVEFTFAVDNDGKTINKIDIDTEAYTENGEWAIDFCPGVIRRHHGGATDGPGETDVIYSLIIRRKPLFYVINIIVPCVLISGLVLLAYFLPAQAGGQKCTVSINVLLAQTVFLFLIAQKIPETSLSVPLLGRFLIFVMVVATLIVMNCVIVLNVSQRTPTTHAMSPRLRHVLLELLPRLLGSPPPPEAPRAASPPRRASSVGLLLRAEELILKKPRSELVFEGQRHRQGTWTAAFCQSLGAAAPEVRCCVDAVNFVAESTRDQEATGEEVSDWVRMGNALDNICFWAALVLFSVGSSLIFLGAYFNRVPDLPYAPCIQP, encoded by the exons ATGCAAAGAG GCAGGGGTGTGGGGAAGAACGAGGAACTGCGTCTTTATCACCATCTCTTCAACAACTATGACCCAGGAAGCCGGCCAGTGCGGGAGCCTGAGGATACTGTCACCATCAGCCTCAAGGTCACCCTGACGAATCTCATCTCACTG AATGAAAAAGAGGAGACTCTCACCACTAGCGTCTGGATTGGAATC GATTGGCAGGATTACCGACTCAACTACAGCAAGGACGACTTTGGGGGTATAGAAACCCTGCGAGTCCCTTCAGAACTCGTGTGGCTGCCAGAGATTGTGCTGGAAAACAA TATTGATGGCCAGTTCGGAGTGGCCTACGACGCCAACGTGCTCGTCTACGAGGGCGGCTCCGTGACGTGGCTGCCTCCGGCCATCTACCGCAGCGTCTGCGCAGTGGAGGTCACCTACTTCCCCTTCGATTGGCAGAACTGTTCGCTTATTTTCCG CTCTCAGACGTACAATGCCGAAGAGGTGGAGTTCACTTTTGCCGTAGACAACGACGGCAAGACCATCAACAAGATCGACATCGACACAGAGGCCTATACTG AGAACGGCGAGTGGGCCATCGACTTCTGCCCGGGGGTGATCCGCCGCCACCACGGTGGCGCCACCGACGGCCCAGGGGAGACTGACGTCATCTACTCGCTCATCATCCGCCGGAAGCCGCTCTTCTACGTCATTAACATCATCGTGCCCTGTGTGCTCATCTCGGGCCTGGTGCTGCTCGCCTACTTCCTGCCGGCGCAGG CCGGCGGCCAGAAATGCACGGTCTCCATCAACGTCCTGCTCGCCCAGACCGTCTTCTTGTTCCTCATTGCCCAGAAAATCCCAGAGACTTCTCTGAGCGTGCCGCTCCTGGGCAG GTTCCTTATTTTCGTCATGGTGGTCGCCACGCTCATTGTCATGAATTGCGTCATCGTGCTCAACGTGTCCCAGCGGACGCCCACCACCCACGCCATGTCCCCGCGGCTGCGCCAC gTTCTCCTGGAGCTGCTGCCGCGCCTCCTGGGCTCCCCGCCGCCGCCCGAGGCCCCCCGGGCCGCCTCGCCCCCAAGGCGGGCGTCGTCGGTGGGCTTATTGCTCCGCGCGGAGGAGCTGATACTGAAAAAGCCACGGAGCGAGCTCGTGTTTGAGGGGCAGAGGCACCGGCAGGGGACCTGGACGG CTGCCTTCTGCCAGAGCCTGGGCGCCGCCGCCCCCGAGGTCCGCTGCTGTGTGGATGCCGTGAACTTCGTGGCCGAGAGCACGAGAGATCAGGAGGCCACCGGCGAG GAAGTGTCCGACTGGGTGCGCATGGGGAATGCCCTTGacaacatctgcttctgggcCGCTCTGGTGCTCTTCAGCGTGGGCTCCAGCCTCATCTTCCTCGGGGCCTACTTCAACCGAGTGCCTGATCTCCCCTACGCGCCGTGTATCCAGCCTTAG
- the C17orf107 gene encoding uncharacterized protein C17orf107 → MKGTPSSLDTLMWIYHFHSSTEVALQPPLLSSLELSVAAAHEYLEQRFRELKSLEPPEPKMQGMLPAPKPTLGLVLREATASLVSFGTTLLEISALWLQQEARRLDGSAGPAPDGRDPGAALSRVAQAAGQGVRQAGAAVGASARLLVQGAWLCLCGRGLQGSASFLRQSQQQLGLGIPGEPVSSGHGVS, encoded by the exons ATGAAGGGGACCCCCAGCTCCCTGGACACCCTGATGTGGATCTACCACTTCCACAGCTCCACCGAG GTGGCCCTCCAGCCCCCGCTTCTGTCTTCCCTGGAACTCTCCGTGGCCGCAGCCCATGAATATCTGGAGCAGAGGTTCAGAGAGCTGAAGTCCCTGGAGCCACCCGAACCGAAGATGCAGGGGATGCTGCCTGCCCCGAAGCCCACCCTGGGGCTGGTGTTGAGAGAAGCCACAGCCAGCCTCGTGAGCTTCGGCACCACCTTGTTAGAG ATCTCAGCCCTGTGGCTGCAGCAGGAGGCGCGGCGACTAGACGGCAGCGCGGGCCCAGCCCCAGACGGCAGGGATCCGGGTGCAGCGCTGAGCCGGGTAGCCCAAGCCGCAGGGCAGGGGGTTCGGCAAGCTGGGGCTGCGGTGGGCGCCAGCGCCCGGCTCCTAGTCCAGGGAGCATGGCTATGCCTGTGTGGACGGGGTCTGCAGGGGTCTGCCTCATTCCTGCGACAGTCGCAACAGCAGCTAGGCCTCGGAATCCCCGGAGAACCGGTGAGCTCAGGACACGGGGTGAGTTAG
- the CHRNE gene encoding acetylcholine receptor subunit epsilon precursor, translated as MARAPLGVLLLLGLLGRGVGKNEELRLYHHLFNNYDPGSRPVREPEDTVTISLKVTLTNLISLNEKEETLTTSVWIGIDWQDYRLNYSKDDFGGIETLRVPSELVWLPEIVLENNIDGQFGVAYDANVLVYEGGSVTWLPPAIYRSVCAVEVTYFPFDWQNCSLIFRSQTYNAEEVEFTFAVDNDGKTINKIDIDTEAYTENGEWAIDFCPGVIRRHHGGATDGPGETDVIYSLIIRRKPLFYVINIIVPCVLISGLVLLAYFLPAQAGGQKCTVSINVLLAQTVFLFLIAQKIPETSLSVPLLGRFLIFVMVVATLIVMNCVIVLNVSQRTPTTHAMSPRLRHVLLELLPRLLGSPPPPEAPRAASPPRRASSVGLLLRAEELILKKPRSELVFEGQRHRQGTWTAAFCQSLGAAAPEVRCCVDAVNFVAESTRDQEATGEEVSDWVRMGNALDNICFWAALVLFSVGSSLIFLGAYFNRVPDLPYAPCIQP; from the exons ATGGCAAGGGCTCCGCTTGGGGTCCTGCTCCTCTTGGGGCTTCTCG GCAGGGGTGTGGGGAAGAACGAGGAACTGCGTCTTTATCACCATCTCTTCAACAACTATGACCCAGGAAGCCGGCCAGTGCGGGAGCCTGAGGATACTGTCACCATCAGCCTCAAGGTCACCCTGACGAATCTCATCTCACTG AATGAAAAAGAGGAGACTCTCACCACTAGCGTCTGGATTGGAATC GATTGGCAGGATTACCGACTCAACTACAGCAAGGACGACTTTGGGGGTATAGAAACCCTGCGAGTCCCTTCAGAACTCGTGTGGCTGCCAGAGATTGTGCTGGAAAACAA TATTGATGGCCAGTTCGGAGTGGCCTACGACGCCAACGTGCTCGTCTACGAGGGCGGCTCCGTGACGTGGCTGCCTCCGGCCATCTACCGCAGCGTCTGCGCAGTGGAGGTCACCTACTTCCCCTTCGATTGGCAGAACTGTTCGCTTATTTTCCG CTCTCAGACGTACAATGCCGAAGAGGTGGAGTTCACTTTTGCCGTAGACAACGACGGCAAGACCATCAACAAGATCGACATCGACACAGAGGCCTATACTG AGAACGGCGAGTGGGCCATCGACTTCTGCCCGGGGGTGATCCGCCGCCACCACGGTGGCGCCACCGACGGCCCAGGGGAGACTGACGTCATCTACTCGCTCATCATCCGCCGGAAGCCGCTCTTCTACGTCATTAACATCATCGTGCCCTGTGTGCTCATCTCGGGCCTGGTGCTGCTCGCCTACTTCCTGCCGGCGCAGG CCGGCGGCCAGAAATGCACGGTCTCCATCAACGTCCTGCTCGCCCAGACCGTCTTCTTGTTCCTCATTGCCCAGAAAATCCCAGAGACTTCTCTGAGCGTGCCGCTCCTGGGCAG GTTCCTTATTTTCGTCATGGTGGTCGCCACGCTCATTGTCATGAATTGCGTCATCGTGCTCAACGTGTCCCAGCGGACGCCCACCACCCACGCCATGTCCCCGCGGCTGCGCCAC gTTCTCCTGGAGCTGCTGCCGCGCCTCCTGGGCTCCCCGCCGCCGCCCGAGGCCCCCCGGGCCGCCTCGCCCCCAAGGCGGGCGTCGTCGGTGGGCTTATTGCTCCGCGCGGAGGAGCTGATACTGAAAAAGCCACGGAGCGAGCTCGTGTTTGAGGGGCAGAGGCACCGGCAGGGGACCTGGACGG CTGCCTTCTGCCAGAGCCTGGGCGCCGCCGCCCCCGAGGTCCGCTGCTGTGTGGATGCCGTGAACTTCGTGGCCGAGAGCACGAGAGATCAGGAGGCCACCGGCGAG GAAGTGTCCGACTGGGTGCGCATGGGGAATGCCCTTGacaacatctgcttctgggcCGCTCTGGTGCTCTTCAGCGTGGGCTCCAGCCTCATCTTCCTCGGGGCCTACTTCAACCGAGTGCCTGATCTCCCCTACGCGCCGTGTATCCAGCCTTAG